In Balearica regulorum gibbericeps isolate bBalReg1 chromosome 2, bBalReg1.pri, whole genome shotgun sequence, one DNA window encodes the following:
- the CHPF2 gene encoding chondroitin sulfate glucuronyltransferase: MRLAALLAALRPVLPLVLGLSLGCSLSLLRASWSQSGGEDQCLGAAGRPGPLAGRARPEAADGRPGLGHEDFRPRIVPYYRDPSKPYKKVLRTRYIQTELGFHERLFVAVLTSKATLNTLAVAVNKTVAHHFPRLLYFTGLRSAKVPHGMMLVAHGDERPIWLMYETMHYIHQHFGSDYDWFYIMQDDTYAQAEQVKALVMHLSINQDVYLGRAEEFIGGDEQARYCHGGFGYLISRSLLLKLHPHLDSCRNEILSVRPDEWLGRCIIDFLGIACVSQLQGQHYHTYELAKNTEPEKEEEEEFQAALAVHPVSDMTLMYRLHKRFSRIQLDRAYQEIQDLQMQIRNLTSLTPAGEAGLTWPVGINAPFLPKSRFEVISWDYFTEQHLFSCPDGSPKCELSGASKADVSEIIESALEQLNSRYQPLLRFSKRQLLNGYRRFDSTRGMEYTLDLLLEAVTQKGHAHVLAKRVSLVRPLSKVEIIPMPYVTEATRVQLVLPLTVQDVDFVANFLDMFAMNTLDTHDNALLTLLFIYHPYDAQRVSQVDVFAGVKAMVGELEKRYAEVKIPWISVKTEVPSQVKLMDIVSKKHPVDTLFFLASVWTEINMEFLNRCRMNTISNWQVFFPVHFQEFNPALVYRGEQTASSSTDFLRDGHFDRYSFAEACFYNSDYMTARTKLAADILDRDEVLESMEVFDVFLHYSGLHLFRAVEPGLVQKYALRSCNPRLSEELYHRCVLSNLEGLASRSHLAMALFEQEQANST, from the exons ATGCGCCTGGCTGCGCTGCTGGCCGCGCTGCGGCCCGTGCTGCCGCTCGTCCTCGGCctctccctgggctgcagcttgAGCCTGCTGCGCGCCTCCTGGAGCCAGAGCGGAGGCGAGGACCAGTGCCTGGGGGCGGCCGGCCGGCCCGGGCCCCTCGCTGGCAGAGCGCGTCCGGAGGCAGCAGATGGAAGGCCGGGCCTGGGCCACGAGGACTTCAGGCCTAGGATTGTTCCGTACTACAGAGACCCCAGCAAGCCTTACAAAAAAGTGCTCAG AACTCGTTACATCCAGACAGAATTGGGATTCCATGAGAGACTGTTTGTGGCTGTGCTGACCTCCAAGGCTACCCTGAATACATTGGCAGTGGCAGTGAACAAGACAGTAGCCCACCACTTCCCACGCCTGCTGTACTTTACAGGGTTGCGCAGTGCCAAGGTGCCTCATGGCATGATGCTGGTGGCCCATGGGGATGAGCGTCCCATTTGGCTCATGTATGAGACCATGCACTATATCCATCAGCATTTTGGTTCTGACTACGACTGGTTCTACATCATGCAGGATGACACCTATGCCCAGGCTGAACAGGTCAAGGCTCTGGTGATGCACCTAAGTATTAACCAAGATGTGTACCTGGGACGAGCAGAGGAGTTCATCGGGGGAGATGAACAGGCCCGCTATTGTCACGGTGGCTTTGGCTACCTGATCTCCCGCAGCCTGCTGCTTAAGCTCCATCCGCACCTGGACAGCTGTCGCAATGAGATCCTTAGTGTGCGGCCAGATGAGTGGCTGGGACGTTGCATCATTGATTTCCTTGGCATCGCTTGTGTTTCCCAGCTCCAG GGCCAGCATTATCACACCTATGAATTGGCCAAAAATACTGAgccagagaaggaggaagaggaggagttCCAAGCAGCTCTTGCTGTGCACCCTGTTTCTGACATGACCCTGATGTACCGGCTACACAAGCGCTTCAGCAGGATCCAGCTGGACAGAGCCTACCAGGAGATCCAGGACCTCCAG ATGCAGATCAGGAACCTGACGTCATTGACCCCTGCGGGCGAGGCAGGCCTGACATGGCCTGTGGGCATTAATGCCCCATTTCTTCCAAAGTCACGTTTTGAGGTAATCAGCTGGGACTACTTCACCGAGCAGCACCTCTTTTCCTGTCCCGATGGCTCCCCCAAGTGTGAACTCTCTGGAGCCAGCAAAGCAGATGTCAGTGAAATCATTGAGTCAGCACTTGAGCAACTTAACAGTCGCTACCAGCCCCTGCTCCGCTTCAGCAAGCGGCAGTTGCTGAACGGCTATCGGCGTTTTGACTCCACACGGGGTATGGAATATACACTGGACCTACTGCTGGAGGCAGTGACCCAAAAGGGCCACGCTCATGTTCTGGCCAAACGAGTGAGCTTGGTACGGCCCTTAAGCAAGGTAGAAATTATTCCCATGCCATACGTCACAGAGGCCACACGGGTGCAACTGGTGCTTCCCTTGACAGTGCAGGACGTGGATTTTGTGGCAAACTTCCTGGATATGTTTGCTATGAACACACTGGACACACATGATAATGCCTTGCTGACTTTGCTTTTCATCTACCATCCTTACGATGCCCAGCGAGTCAGCCAGGTGGATGTTTTTGCTGGAGTCAAAGCCATGGTAGGAGAGCTGGAGAAACGCTATGCAGAAGTTAAAATCCCCTGGATTAGTGTTAAAACTGAGGTGCCATCACAAGTGAAACTCATGGATATAGTCTCAAAGAAGCACCCTGTGGATACACTATTCTTCTTGGCCAGTGTCTGGACAGAAATCAACATGGAGTTCCTGAACCGCTGCCGCATGAATACTATTAGCAATTGGCAGGTCTTCTTCCCAGTGCATTTCCAAGAGTTCAACCCTGCACTGGTGTACCGTGGTGAGCAGACTGCTTCGTCCAGCACTGACTTCCTGAGAGACGGGCATTTTGACAGATACTCCTTTGCTGAGGCCTGCTTTTATAACTCTGACTATATGACAGCACGTACCAAGCTAGCAGCTGATATCCTAGACCGAGATGAGGTGCTGGAGAGCATGGAGGTATTTGATGTCTTTCTCCACTATTCTGGTCTGCACCTGTTTAGGGCTGTGGAGCCCGGGTTAGTGCAGAAATATGCACTGAGGAGCTGCAATCCCCGGCTTAGTGAGGAGTTATACCATCGCTGCGTGCTTAGTAACTTGGAAGGACTTGCATCCCGCTCACATTTAGCCATGGCCCTCTTTGAGCAAGAACAGGCCAACAGCACTTGA